In one window of Drosophila innubila isolate TH190305 chromosome 2L unlocalized genomic scaffold, UK_Dinn_1.0 4_B_2L, whole genome shotgun sequence DNA:
- the LOC117780615 gene encoding uncharacterized protein LOC117780615, whose product MSGMQPTLDVSCIKKEDLQEEEEFEEEEWNSNIVKCIKVEYMELAENQLLPTEIEVGPVKIEENVYNNIKMESKHLLHVEKAAGKVSARNLIVNAAKETKSNNRREVVRIFHQRLMSLDMATDKFNSSSSSLQIRHKDLIRSPSISNAEHMRELRQRLMNLDKSITPTKKHPAKTSNQLNRELEQRQMQHDSVNTTKRNTIPKEIIVLPPRTPPKSGAQRMRELRQRRRDLQSANQSRKEIISQCTNSRPPTPPELSVKRMRELRQRLLNLDQSLKANSKNREQ is encoded by the exons ATGTCTGGCATGCAACCCACTTTAGATGTGAGTTGCATAAAGAAGGAGGATCTTCAAGAGGAAGAAGAATTTGAAGAGGAGGAGTGGAACAGCAACATAGTAAAATGCATCAAAGTAGAGTACATGGAGTTAGCAGAAAATCAACTATTGCCAACTGAGATTGAAGTTGGACCCGttaaaatagaagaaaatgtgtacaataatatcaaaatggAAAGCAAACACTTGCTGCATGTGGAGAAGGCAGCAGGGAAAG TTAGTGCACGAAACTTGATTGTGAATGCTGCAAAGGAAACGAAATCAAACAACCGGCGGGAAGTTGTACGGATATTTCATCAGCGTCTTATGAGTCTAGATATGGCCACGGATAAGTTTAACAGCAGTTCAAGTTCTTTGCAAATACGTCACAAGGATCTCATTCGATCTCCATCCATTTCTAATGCCGAGCACATGCGTGAGCTGCGACAGCGTCTCATGAACTTGGATAAGTCCATTACACCGACTAAAAAGCACCCTGCCAAGACAAGTAACCAGCTTAACCGTGAGCTCGAACAGCGACAGATGCAACATGACAGCGTCAACACAACCAAAAGGAACACGATACCTAAAGAAATTATAGTCTTGCCTCCAAGAACTCCACCTAAATCAGGTGCTCAACGAATGCGTGAGTTGCGACAGCGTCGTAGAGATCTTCAGAGTGCAAATCAATCTAGAAAAGAGATCATCAGCCAATGTACAAACTCCCGTCCACCAACTCCCCCTGAGTTGAGTGTTAAGCGTATGCGTGAACTCCGCCAGCGGCTCTTGAATCTCGACCAATCTCTCAaagcaaattcaaaaaatcgggaacagtaa